The following proteins are co-located in the Polymorphospora rubra genome:
- a CDS encoding zinc finger domain-containing protein, whose product METLAAGPGTAPLNPLVAWNAAREQAVADAKQAFLDAHPEPTQLDFACPYCKATAGTPCVWAVAPRGSGFHAPRVDLMICASNGQQRDAFLASEAAWEEYPRTSPRPAGAR is encoded by the coding sequence ATGGAAACTCTCGCCGCCGGCCCCGGCACCGCGCCCCTGAACCCCCTCGTCGCCTGGAACGCCGCTCGCGAGCAGGCCGTCGCCGACGCCAAGCAGGCATTCCTCGACGCCCACCCAGAGCCGACCCAACTCGACTTCGCCTGCCCCTACTGCAAGGCCACCGCCGGCACGCCGTGCGTGTGGGCTGTCGCGCCCCGCGGCTCCGGCTTCCACGCCCCACGCGTCGACCTGATGATCTGCGCGTCGAACGGCCAGCAGAGAGACGCGTTCCTGGCCAGTGAGGCAGCGTGGGAAGAGTACCCGCGCACTAGCCCCAGGCCAGCCGGCGCACGGTAG
- a CDS encoding TIGR02391 family protein — protein MDRDWAIQQLDHFLRVAELYKPAREPGNFSRHLSNRGTQDEILDSAQVVEQVIDRALPDWRTSVPSNVAINKWYQHIEAAKRARVQLQRQEELAEKLGDNAPRLSASHLHPWVWDSAKPLWSNGHYREAVTAAARAVNAYTQAKVGRRDVSEAKLFQQAFATAPPEPGKPRLRIMADDGSDTYKSVHTGALNFAGGLYGAIRNPASHVMLDELPEDEALEQLAAFSVLARWVDRATLDAAGP, from the coding sequence ATGGATCGTGACTGGGCAATCCAACAGCTAGATCATTTTCTGCGGGTTGCAGAGCTGTATAAACCCGCCAGAGAGCCGGGCAACTTCAGCAGACACCTGAGTAACCGCGGTACGCAGGACGAAATTCTTGACTCCGCCCAAGTCGTCGAACAGGTCATCGATCGAGCGCTTCCCGACTGGCGAACGTCGGTCCCCAGCAACGTGGCCATTAACAAGTGGTACCAGCACATCGAGGCAGCAAAACGCGCCAGAGTTCAACTGCAGCGTCAAGAAGAGTTGGCCGAGAAGCTGGGCGACAACGCTCCCCGCTTGTCCGCCAGCCACCTGCACCCATGGGTCTGGGACTCGGCCAAGCCGTTGTGGTCCAATGGCCACTACCGCGAGGCAGTGACCGCAGCAGCCCGCGCCGTCAACGCGTACACCCAAGCCAAGGTTGGTCGGCGGGACGTCAGCGAGGCCAAACTGTTCCAGCAGGCATTCGCCACCGCCCCTCCCGAGCCCGGCAAGCCGCGCCTTCGCATCATGGCCGACGACGGATCCGACACGTACAAAAGCGTCCACACAGGCGCCCTGAACTTCGCTGGCGGCCTGTACGGCGCCATCCGCAACCCGGCCAGCCACGTCATGCTCGACGAACTGCCGGAAGATGAGGCGTTGGAGCAGTTGGCGGCGTTCTCGGTCCTGGCTCGCTGGGTTGATCGAGCAACCCTTGACGCTGCTGGGCCATAG